The Thermoproteota archaeon genome includes a window with the following:
- a CDS encoding DNA polymerase II large subunit: protein MSENDAILRIKGLKMPHNYQKYYSELSDEAYRIFESAALAKSSLVDSSGMIEPKIAFDLADRVAKMHDIDISEPLRELLKTNGKELSALLLSKEIALGKYLPPDSTLEERLDLAVRVGLAIVTEGVTIAPLQGISEVKIKKNKDGTEYLSVSIAGPMRSAGGTESAVTMLIADHVRKAANLSRYQANSFDDETGRFVEELRIYEREASSFQFHVLDEDIVTVISNLPVELDGVDTDPFEVVNHKGMVRIKTDRVRGGALRVLNDGLIGRAKKLVKRIEQYNLDGWEWLNDLKGAIQTGDSQEDAASKRMREVITGRSVLSMPNRLGGFRLRYGRACNTGFACIGFHPVIAEILDHTIAVGTQVKIDMPGKGATVAFVDSIETPIVRLKNGDVVKISNIQHGIQIKNEIEKILHLGDVLISFGDFLENNAQLVPSGYVEEYWNEELKEIIKKYESDKDRLEKFLKETPSLDEALELSIQFKIPLHPKYLFYWDQITNNEFLQVLKPLEILDNQIVYSSTCKKTLEKLGVPHKLQNNKIILDGTEAEVFFSLLFRNKIEPDESSPIPKIISTSSGIQIRNKFSTSIGVRIGRPEKAAPRQMKPPIHTLFPVNERGGITRDLLKAINSPNFYTKISNRFCKDCNEPSIGIRCQKCGNKTSTVFVCPVCRSKLAEEFCEKCKRKTLAYSYQEFPLKEKLLVAQERTGLRAKEPFKGVKELINQDRIAEPLEKGLIRQSLGLTVFKDGTIRFDATNCPLTHFKPSWIGTSISKLNELGYTHDINGNPLTDSDQIVEMMMQDVIIPLESGRYLVDTCKYIDLELEKFYNRAGFYNVKNTDELIGHLIIGLAPHTSVGIVGRVIGYTETHVCFGTPNWHSAKRRDADGDADSIMLLMDSLLNFSRQFLSDKIGGLMDAPLLIQPLVLPHESQPQAHNLEVVKHFPKTFFDSTMDNPKASNITSVEIIKSRLDTEEQFFNYHFTHSTSSLTTSKSRSAYSTLGSMLDKFDMQIRNADLIEAVDTTEIVSNVISTHLVPDIMGNLRAYARQSFRCTACGRSYRRTPLLQHCICGNKVIQTITRASIEKYLKLAKRLVDKYQVSVYQRGRIHALSDEIELVFGKSDGDQALLTDYN, encoded by the coding sequence ATGTCAGAAAACGACGCAATTTTACGCATTAAAGGCCTTAAAATGCCTCATAATTATCAGAAATACTATTCTGAACTATCAGACGAAGCATACAGAATTTTTGAAAGCGCAGCATTGGCAAAATCATCCCTAGTTGATTCTTCTGGAATGATTGAGCCAAAAATTGCATTTGACCTTGCAGACCGTGTTGCAAAAATGCACGATATTGATATTTCAGAGCCACTAAGGGAACTGCTAAAAACAAATGGTAAAGAACTATCTGCACTTTTACTTTCAAAGGAGATAGCACTTGGGAAATACCTCCCACCAGATTCTACACTTGAGGAGAGACTGGACCTTGCAGTAAGGGTAGGGCTGGCAATAGTAACAGAGGGTGTGACAATAGCTCCACTGCAAGGAATTTCTGAAGTAAAAATAAAGAAAAACAAAGATGGAACAGAATATCTTTCGGTATCTATAGCTGGTCCGATGAGATCAGCTGGCGGTACAGAGTCTGCTGTTACAATGCTTATAGCAGATCATGTAAGAAAAGCAGCTAACCTATCAAGATACCAAGCAAATTCATTTGATGACGAAACTGGAAGATTTGTAGAGGAATTAAGAATTTATGAACGCGAAGCAAGCAGTTTCCAATTTCATGTTCTTGATGAAGATATTGTAACTGTAATCTCAAATCTCCCAGTTGAGCTTGATGGAGTTGATACGGATCCATTTGAAGTAGTAAATCACAAAGGAATGGTAAGAATCAAGACAGACAGGGTTCGAGGCGGTGCACTTAGGGTTCTAAATGACGGATTAATTGGTAGAGCAAAAAAACTAGTAAAAAGAATTGAGCAGTACAACTTGGATGGTTGGGAATGGCTTAATGATCTCAAGGGAGCTATCCAAACTGGAGACAGTCAAGAAGATGCTGCCTCAAAAAGAATGCGTGAAGTCATTACAGGAAGATCTGTGCTATCCATGCCAAACAGATTGGGAGGATTTAGGCTAAGATATGGACGAGCATGTAATACGGGGTTTGCATGTATTGGATTTCATCCAGTAATTGCTGAAATTTTAGATCACACTATTGCCGTTGGCACACAAGTAAAAATTGACATGCCTGGTAAGGGAGCTACTGTAGCATTTGTTGACTCCATTGAAACACCTATAGTTCGTTTAAAGAACGGTGATGTAGTAAAAATTTCAAACATTCAACATGGAATTCAAATCAAAAACGAAATTGAAAAAATCCTTCATCTTGGTGACGTATTAATTTCATTTGGAGACTTCTTAGAAAACAACGCACAACTTGTACCCTCAGGATATGTTGAAGAATACTGGAATGAAGAACTAAAAGAAATTATAAAAAAATACGAATCTGATAAGGACAGGTTAGAAAAGTTTCTCAAAGAAACTCCCTCATTAGATGAAGCATTAGAGCTATCAATCCAATTCAAAATCCCACTACATCCAAAATATCTCTTTTATTGGGATCAGATAACAAACAATGAATTCCTACAAGTTCTAAAACCACTTGAAATTTTAGACAATCAGATCGTTTATTCGTCAACCTGTAAAAAAACTTTGGAGAAACTTGGGGTTCCACATAAACTTCAAAACAACAAAATAATTTTAGATGGAACCGAAGCTGAAGTTTTCTTTTCGTTGTTGTTTAGAAATAAGATTGAACCAGATGAATCCTCACCAATCCCAAAAATAATTTCAACGTCATCTGGAATCCAAATTCGAAATAAGTTTTCTACTTCCATCGGAGTGAGGATTGGAAGACCTGAAAAAGCAGCACCACGACAAATGAAACCTCCTATACATACTCTATTTCCTGTAAATGAGAGGGGTGGAATCACAAGAGATCTGTTAAAGGCCATAAACTCACCCAATTTTTACACAAAGATCTCAAACAGATTTTGCAAAGATTGTAACGAACCATCAATTGGAATTCGTTGCCAAAAATGCGGAAACAAAACCTCCACCGTTTTTGTATGTCCTGTATGCAGATCAAAACTCGCAGAAGAATTTTGTGAAAAATGTAAAAGAAAAACCCTAGCGTACTCATATCAGGAATTTCCATTAAAGGAGAAACTCTTAGTCGCTCAAGAGAGGACAGGTCTTAGAGCAAAAGAGCCATTCAAAGGAGTAAAAGAACTCATCAATCAAGACAGAATTGCAGAACCACTTGAAAAAGGACTGATTAGGCAAAGTCTTGGACTGACCGTCTTTAAAGATGGCACAATTCGATTCGATGCTACAAACTGCCCTTTGACTCACTTCAAACCATCCTGGATTGGCACATCCATTTCTAAGCTAAATGAGCTTGGATACACACATGACATTAATGGTAACCCATTGACTGATTCAGATCAAATCGTTGAGATGATGATGCAGGATGTAATCATTCCACTTGAAAGTGGACGATATTTAGTTGATACCTGCAAGTACATCGATTTAGAACTCGAAAAATTTTACAACCGAGCAGGATTTTACAATGTAAAAAACACAGATGAACTAATTGGACATCTAATCATAGGTCTTGCCCCTCACACATCTGTAGGGATTGTTGGGCGAGTGATAGGATACACTGAGACTCATGTATGCTTTGGTACTCCTAACTGGCACTCTGCAAAAAGAAGAGACGCAGATGGTGATGCAGATTCAATCATGTTACTAATGGACAGTCTCCTTAATTTTTCAAGACAATTTTTGTCTGATAAAATTGGCGGCTTGATGGATGCTCCACTTTTGATACAACCACTAGTTTTGCCACATGAATCTCAACCCCAAGCACATAATTTGGAAGTCGTAAAACATTTTCCAAAAACTTTCTTTGATTCCACCATGGATAATCCCAAAGCATCAAACATCACTTCTGTTGAAATAATTAAATCAAGACTTGATACCGAAGAGCAATTCTTTAACTATCATTTTACCCACTCCACTTCTAGCTTAACAACAAGCAAATCAAGAAGTGCATATTCAACACTTGGTTCAATGCTAGATAAATTTGACATGCAAATACGAAATGCAGATCTCATTGAGGCAGTGGATACTACTGAAATTGTATCAAACGTAATTTCAACACACTTGGTGCCAGATATTATGGGAAATCTAAGAGCCTACGCAAGACAGAGTTTTCGATGTACTGCTTGTGGACGTAGTTACAGAAGAACTCCTTTGCTACAGCATTGTATTTGTGGTAACAAGGTCATTCAGACTATAACGAGAGCATCCATTGAAAAATATCTAAAACTTGCAAAAAGACTAGTTGACAAATACCAAGTGAGTGTTTATCAAAGAGGACGAATACATGCATTATCTGATGAAATTGAGCTTGTATTTGGTAAAAGTGACGGAGATCAGGCTTTGTTAACCGATTACAACTAG